Below is a window of Chitinophaga flava DNA.
CCGACAAATCCAACCGGTTGTAGGAAGCCATACGATATGAATTGATATTCCCGTAACCTTGTATCAGCGTACCTTCCATGAAATAAAAGCGTTCCGGTAATGTGGTAGTATTACCTGTCCCATAAATAAACACACCCGACAAACTCCAGCGCTTGTTCAGTTCCCAGGTAGCTACAGCCACCAGATCATGACGACGGTCGTATTTGGCCGGATACCGTTTTCCGTTGTTCAACTGTGGGAACTCCCGCCAGGTCCAGGCCAGCGTATATCCCAGCCAGCCCGTAAGCCTCCCCTTTTTCTTGTTGATAAAAAGTTCCGCACCATAGGCCTGCCCCTTGCCGAAAACAAAGTCCAGCTCCGGATCGGTCAGCGAAGGCGTATATCCTTCCCGGTACTCGATCTGATTACTCATATCTTTGTAATAGACTTCCAGAGAGGTCTCATAAATATTTTCCTTAAAGTTGCGGAAATAGCCAGCTGAATACTGCCATGATAGCTGGGGTTTTACCAGGTAAGTACTGGGCACCCACACGTCTGTAGGCAACGTAGTACCGGCATTGGAGACCAGGTGTATAAACTGGTAATTACGCGTCACGGATGCCTTTACAGAGCTATGATCATTCCAGGCATACCGCAGGATAATACGCGGTTCGAGGCCCCCATAACTCCTGACCGGCTGGCCACTTGCATATTTTATACTGTCTATCGGCCTGCCGGAAGCATCCCTGGCATAACGTATATAGGGCCCAATCTGCATAAAACCGCTATAACGCACACCTGCATTGAGTTGCAAACGAGGGGATATTTCCCAGTCATCCATCAGATAAACACCTATTTCATGGGCATATTTCTTAAACGCATTCTCCGGACTGAATTTGGTAGAGTCCTGTCCCCCACTCACCGTACTGGGTGTAAACACATGGTAGATATAGTTTCCGCCAAACCGGACATGATGCCGGGTGCTTAAAAAATAATCCAGATCCAGCTTGGCATTTGCATCACGGATACCGGAAGACAACCTTATATCAAAATTATTTTGCAGGGCGCTGAACTGAAATTTATAGTCATTATAAATCAGGGACGTATTGGCAAACAGCTTGCTGTTGAACACATGGTTCCAGCGTAAAGTAGCAGTACTGTTGCCCCAGGGGATCTTCACTTCAAAACGGCGGTTGGAACTGGAGAAACTGAAGACATCCCTTCCCAGATAACCGCTCAGGAACAGACGGTCTTTATCGGAAAGGATATAGTTCATTTTCATATTAAGGTCATAGAAATAATAACCGGAACCGCTATAGGAAGTGTTTTTGATAAAGGGTTTGGTGATAAGGTCAATATAGGTACGACGGCCGGAGATGATGAAGGAGGCTTTGTTTTTTTTGAGAGGTCCCTGGAGTGACAGCCGCGAGGCAATGAGGCCTATCCCTCCTTCTCCCTGGAAAGTTTTATTGTTACCTTCCTTCATGGCAATATCAACTACAGAAGAGAGCCGTCCGCCATAGTTGGCGGGCATACCGCCTTTGATCAGCGTTGTATTTTTGATGGCATCTGCATTAAAGACGGAGAAAAAACCGAACAGATGGCCGGTGTTATAAACAGGGGCTTCGTCCAGCAGGATCAGGTTCTGATCGGGTCCGCCACCGCGTACATAAAAACCAGCATTCCCTTCTCCTGCAGCCTGTACACCAGGCATTAGCTGCAGCGCTTTCAGCACATCCACCTCTCCCATCAGTGCCGGCAGCTTCTTTACATCAACAGCTGTCATTTCAATACGTCCCATGTCTGTACTTTTTACATTCGCATGTTGCTGCTGCCCGGTAATCACCACCTCCTGGGCCACATAGGAATGTGGCAGCATTTCCATGTTCCGGACGGTATTGCTGCTCAGGTTGAAGATAAAGGCTTTGCTTTCATAGCCAACAAAAGAATAAATTATTGTATAGGTGCCCGCAGGCAGTGTAAGAGAGTAAAAGCCGTAGTTGTTGGTTTGTACGCCAGTACCGGCATCTTTTACCTGAATAGTGGCTCCTGGGAGGAATTCGCCGTTGGTACTATCTTTTACATACCCACTAAGGGTATAGCGCTGCGCCTGTACAGACACGCAGGCAATAAGGATCATCAGGAAAGTAACCGCATTACAGACAATCTTCATAGTACTGTCTATTGTTCCGGGGTTTGGCCAGGACAATAGACAGTAATTTACGATTTACCTTTCAAGTAATTACTGATAACTTAAAGTATCTTTTGTTTCGCCGCAATGCAGCATCTTCTTTCCGAAGTAAGGATTGAGGATTTCAGGTTTCTCACTGAGCCAGTAGGCGCCTTTGTCATCGAATGCCATGGGGCAATACTGATGGTAAACGGTTTTTCCTTTCAGCCCTGTATTCTTAACCAGGTCGAATAACATATCAGACACCATCTGGAAAGAGGCACGTTTACCCTCCAGACCTGTTTCGCCTTCAAAGCCGGCCAGTTCAGCACTGATGCTGCCGGTGGTGCCGGTAATGATGCCTAAATGGGAACTATCCATCTGCAGGCTTTGAACCGGTAAACTGTCCATATGTTGTTTCAAGACTGCCGCCGCATTGTTGGCCGCCACGCTGTCTGCTTTTACCAGGGCATCTGCCAGCTGATAATAGGAGTGCATCGCCAGCTGCAAGGAGTCGTAATACACCTGGCTATATGGCGCCTGCAAAGCTGCTGCAGGTGCAGTAGCTGCTTCTTCTGTCGTTTTCGGGGCAGCCTGCTGACATCCATACAAAGCAGCTGCTATCAAAAAGGTCCCTATGGGAACACGTACGCTAAAGTTCATAGATGGTAGCATTTTAAGGCGATAGCATCGCCCAGCAAAAGTAGTAATAATAAGCGGACTGAAAATCAGGCAGAAAATGTTAAAATCTTAATCTCCATTAAATCTTTTTAATTTCTAATTAATTATTAAACAACCAGTAATGCATATAAATTATACAAAAAACAGCTAAACATTAAAATGATATAAGTTCTGGTTACCTTTGCACGTTTTTATACAATTTTTGATTCTATGTTAATCGCATTACAGGACATTACTTTTGAGTTTGGATCCAGGGTTATCCTGGAAAATTCTTCCTGGCATATTGAGCCGGGTGATCGCGTTGGCCTTATCGGACTGAATGGAACTGGCAAGTCAACCCTGCTGCGTATTATCAACGGCGAATATTCCATTTCCAAAGGAAGCGTCAATAAAAGTAAGAACCTGACGATTGGGTTCTTCAACCAGGACCTGCTCAGCTTTGAAACACAGGAGTCGATCCTCACCGTAGGTATGATGGCTTTCGGCAAAGCGCTGGAACTGGAGAAGGAAATCGAAAGGCTCACCAAAGAGCTGGAACATGACCAGACAGAGGAATTGCTGCATCAGTTCAGTGATGCCCTTCATGAATTTGAGGCGCTGGACGGTTACAACATGAAGCACAAAACCGCTCAGGTGTTGGAAGGCCTTGGTTTTACCACCGCCGACCTGGACCGCCCCTATAGCGAGTTTTCTGGTGGATGGCGCATGCGCGTTCTCCTGGCCCGCCTGATCCTGCAGCAGCCCGATGTGCTTATGCTTGACGAGCCCACGAACCACCTCGACCTTCCATCCATCGAATGGCTGGAACGTTATCTGGTAGGCTATAATGGCGCCGTGATCATCGTATCGCATGACCGTTATTTCCTGGACCGTATGGTGAACAAAATCGTGGAAGTATACCAGCAGGAACTGCACCACTACGCAGGATCCTATGCCGACTATGAAGTGGAGAAAGAACTGCGCCGCGAAATGCAGCAAAGGGCTTACGAAAACCAGCAGGACTACATCCGTCAGCAGGAACGCTTTATCGAGCGTTTTAAAGCAAAAGCCTCCAAAGCCGCACAGGCACAGAGTATCGCCAAAAGGCTTGATAAACTGGAACGTGTGGAACAGGTAGACAATGGTCCTTCTAAAATCAAGATGAACTTCACCGTAGACAAAACACCGGGCAAGATCCTGTGTACGCTGAATAATATCAGCAAAAACTATGGTGATATTCAGATATTAAAAAATACCAGCGCCGAAATCAACAGAGGCGACAAAATTGCCCTGATAGGTGCCAACGGTAAGGGTAAATCCACCCTCCTGCGTATCATAGCGGGTATGGAAGCCATGGAAGGAGAACGGGTTCCGGGCCATAACGTAGTCACCAGCTTCTATGCCCAGCATCAGCTGGAATCGCTGGACCTGAGCAGTGAGATCCTGGACGAGCTGAAAAACTTCGGCTCCGGCCGTACAGAGCTGGAATTACGCCAGCTTCTGGGCTGCTTCCTCTTCACCGGCGATGACGTATTTAAAAAGATCCGTATCCTCTCCGGAGGTGAAAAAGCAAGGGTAGCCCTGGCCAAGACCATCATCAGCCAGGCCAACTTCCTCATGCTCGATGAGCCTACCAACCACCTGGACATGAACTCCGTGCAGATGCTGATTGATTCCCTCGCCAAATACGAAGGCAGCCTGGTACTCGTATCGCACGACCGTTATTTTGTAAGCCAGACCGCTAATAAGATCTGGGAAATCGTTGACGGGGAAATCAAGGAATTTAAAGGCACCTACACCGAATACGAAGAGTGGAAAAAAAGAATGGCCGCACAAGCGCAGGCACAGCAGGCTCAGGTGAAAGCCCCTGCCGCCAGCGAAAGTAAAAAAGAAAACAAACAGGCGCCTGAAGCCAGTACCCCCGCTCCCGCCACCAAAGGCGCCATCAATAAGGATGTACAGCGGGAACTGCAAAAACAGCAGAAACAGTTTTCACAGGTAGAAGGGCAACTGGCCAGCCTCAAAGAACGTAAAGCCAACCTGGAAGCCTCCTTGGGCAACCCAGGCACCTATAATGACAGAACTAAATTTGCCCAGGTAGAAAGCGAATACCAGGAAGTATTGAAATTCCTCGAGAGAGCCAACGAACAGTACGAACAATTATTCGAGAAAATCATGCACCTGGAAGCCAACCTGGTAAGCTAAATCCATTACGAATGATGAA
It encodes the following:
- a CDS encoding TonB-dependent receptor yields the protein MKIVCNAVTFLMILIACVSVQAQRYTLSGYVKDSTNGEFLPGATIQVKDAGTGVQTNNYGFYSLTLPAGTYTIIYSFVGYESKAFIFNLSSNTVRNMEMLPHSYVAQEVVITGQQQHANVKSTDMGRIEMTAVDVKKLPALMGEVDVLKALQLMPGVQAAGEGNAGFYVRGGGPDQNLILLDEAPVYNTGHLFGFFSVFNADAIKNTTLIKGGMPANYGGRLSSVVDIAMKEGNNKTFQGEGGIGLIASRLSLQGPLKKNKASFIISGRRTYIDLITKPFIKNTSYSGSGYYFYDLNMKMNYILSDKDRLFLSGYLGRDVFSFSSSNRRFEVKIPWGNSTATLRWNHVFNSKLFANTSLIYNDYKFQFSALQNNFDIRLSSGIRDANAKLDLDYFLSTRHHVRFGGNYIYHVFTPSTVSGGQDSTKFSPENAFKKYAHEIGVYLMDDWEISPRLQLNAGVRYSGFMQIGPYIRYARDASGRPIDSIKYASGQPVRSYGGLEPRIILRYAWNDHSSVKASVTRNYQFIHLVSNAGTTLPTDVWVPSTYLVKPQLSWQYSAGYFRNFKENIYETSLEVYYKDMSNQIEYREGYTPSLTDPELDFVFGKGQAYGAELFINKKKGRLTGWLGYTLAWTWREFPQLNNGKRYPAKYDRRHDLVAVATWELNKRWSLSGVFIYGTGNTTTLPERFYFMEGTLIQGYGNINSYRMASYNRLDLSAIYTPKPKKEKRRIKSSWTFSIYNVYSRKNPYFIYFDQEGGVADGSLTVKAKQVSLFPIIPSVTYNFRF
- a CDS encoding DUF3347 domain-containing protein, which translates into the protein MNFSVRVPIGTFLIAAALYGCQQAAPKTTEEAATAPAAALQAPYSQVYYDSLQLAMHSYYQLADALVKADSVAANNAAAVLKQHMDSLPVQSLQMDSSHLGIITGTTGSISAELAGFEGETGLEGKRASFQMVSDMLFDLVKNTGLKGKTVYHQYCPMAFDDKGAYWLSEKPEILNPYFGKKMLHCGETKDTLSYQ
- a CDS encoding ABC-F family ATP-binding cassette domain-containing protein, with translation MLIALQDITFEFGSRVILENSSWHIEPGDRVGLIGLNGTGKSTLLRIINGEYSISKGSVNKSKNLTIGFFNQDLLSFETQESILTVGMMAFGKALELEKEIERLTKELEHDQTEELLHQFSDALHEFEALDGYNMKHKTAQVLEGLGFTTADLDRPYSEFSGGWRMRVLLARLILQQPDVLMLDEPTNHLDLPSIEWLERYLVGYNGAVIIVSHDRYFLDRMVNKIVEVYQQELHHYAGSYADYEVEKELRREMQQRAYENQQDYIRQQERFIERFKAKASKAAQAQSIAKRLDKLERVEQVDNGPSKIKMNFTVDKTPGKILCTLNNISKNYGDIQILKNTSAEINRGDKIALIGANGKGKSTLLRIIAGMEAMEGERVPGHNVVTSFYAQHQLESLDLSSEILDELKNFGSGRTELELRQLLGCFLFTGDDVFKKIRILSGGEKARVALAKTIISQANFLMLDEPTNHLDMNSVQMLIDSLAKYEGSLVLVSHDRYFVSQTANKIWEIVDGEIKEFKGTYTEYEEWKKRMAAQAQAQQAQVKAPAASESKKENKQAPEASTPAPATKGAINKDVQRELQKQQKQFSQVEGQLASLKERKANLEASLGNPGTYNDRTKFAQVESEYQEVLKFLERANEQYEQLFEKIMHLEANLVS